From Pleuronectes platessa chromosome 17, fPlePla1.1, whole genome shotgun sequence, one genomic window encodes:
- the ptger2b gene encoding prostaglandin E receptor 2b subtype EP2 isoform X2, with amino-acid sequence MSVGNNSKGNNECQDIDFVNSGQPYISAVMFSAGVFGNIVALLLLKVRRGRTNRSLYQILVTALLLTDLLGSLSVSPAVLAAYFHNKTLVAMSSNKEVCSYFGFSMTFLSLSTLGILCVIALERYFSIGHPYMYEQHLSTRCAYVVITLVYTGSILFCIPPFMGFGDYVQYCPGTWCFLQMAHTERNDTVYTVFYASLILIMSSTTVVCNVSVIYLLLRVYINLTGNPDKHYTDDLQALRLLSFHSIINPWVFIILRPSALKIIWKKLQKPQKSKHVAGGHALQLKKQENEDNIGHG; translated from the exons ATGTCTGTGGGAAATAACTCTAAGGGGAACAACGAGTGCCAGGACATTGACTTCGTGAACTCTGGACAGCCCTATATTTCGGCGGTGATGTTCTCTGCCGGTGTGTTCGGCAATATCGTGGCACTGCTCCTGTTAAAAGTCCGCCGCGGGAGGACCAACCGGTCCCTTTACCAGATCCTGGTCACTGCGCTTCTCCTGACGGACCTACTTGGCTCCCTGTCTGTCAGCCCTGCTGTGCTGGCCGCTTAttttcacaacaaaacactGGTGGCGATGAGTTCGAACAAAGAGGTGTGTTCCTACTTCGGCTTCAGTATGACCTTCCTGAGCCTATCCACACTGGGCATCCTATGCGTAATAGCGCTCGAGCGTTACTTCTCCATTGGCCACCCTTACATGTACGAGCAGCACTTAAGCACACGCTGTGCTTACGTTGTCATTACGCTCGTCTACACGGGCAGCATCCTTTTCTGCATCCCTCCTTTCATGGGTTTTGGTGACTACGTGCAGTACTGCCCGGGGACCTGGTGTTTTCTGCAGATGGCTCACACGGAGAGAAACGATACAGTTTACACCGTTTTTTACGCTTCTCTCATCCTCATCATGAGCTCTACGACAGTGGTGTGCAACGTATCTGTCATTTATCTATTG CTCAGAGTGTACATAAACCTAACAGGCAACCCGGATAAGCATTACACAGATGATCTACAAGCTCTCCGTTTGCTTTCATTCCACTCCATCATTAACCCATGGGTTTTCATCATCCTCCGCCCCTCTGCTCTGAAAATTATTTGGAAGAAGTTGCAGAAACCACAGAAGTCCAAACACGTGGCAGGAGGCCATGCATTACAGCTCAAGAAACAGGAAAATGAGGACAATATTGGACATGGATGA
- the ptger2b gene encoding prostaglandin E receptor 2b subtype EP2 isoform X1, translated as MSVGNNSKGNNECQDIDFVNSGQPYISAVMFSAGVFGNIVALLLLKVRRGRTNRSLYQILVTALLLTDLLGSLSVSPAVLAAYFHNKTLVAMSSNKEVCSYFGFSMTFLSLSTLGILCVIALERYFSIGHPYMYEQHLSTRCAYVVITLVYTGSILFCIPPFMGFGDYVQYCPGTWCFLQMAHTERNDTVYTVFYASLILIMSSTTVVCNVSVIYLLVRMHGRGKVRRLFRHHRSMTEEVAHLLPLAFITVVFICCTFPLVLRVYINLTGNPDKHYTDDLQALRLLSFHSIINPWVFIILRPSALKIIWKKLQKPQKSKHVAGGHALQLKKQENEDNIGHG; from the exons ATGTCTGTGGGAAATAACTCTAAGGGGAACAACGAGTGCCAGGACATTGACTTCGTGAACTCTGGACAGCCCTATATTTCGGCGGTGATGTTCTCTGCCGGTGTGTTCGGCAATATCGTGGCACTGCTCCTGTTAAAAGTCCGCCGCGGGAGGACCAACCGGTCCCTTTACCAGATCCTGGTCACTGCGCTTCTCCTGACGGACCTACTTGGCTCCCTGTCTGTCAGCCCTGCTGTGCTGGCCGCTTAttttcacaacaaaacactGGTGGCGATGAGTTCGAACAAAGAGGTGTGTTCCTACTTCGGCTTCAGTATGACCTTCCTGAGCCTATCCACACTGGGCATCCTATGCGTAATAGCGCTCGAGCGTTACTTCTCCATTGGCCACCCTTACATGTACGAGCAGCACTTAAGCACACGCTGTGCTTACGTTGTCATTACGCTCGTCTACACGGGCAGCATCCTTTTCTGCATCCCTCCTTTCATGGGTTTTGGTGACTACGTGCAGTACTGCCCGGGGACCTGGTGTTTTCTGCAGATGGCTCACACGGAGAGAAACGATACAGTTTACACCGTTTTTTACGCTTCTCTCATCCTCATCATGAGCTCTACGACAGTGGTGTGCAACGTATCTGTCATTTATCTATTGGTAAGGATGCACGGGAGGGGTAAGGTCCGCCGTCTCTTCCGGCACCACAGGTCCATGACAGAGGAGGTGGCTCATCTCCTGCCACTAGCTTTCATCACTGTTGTCTTCATCTGCTGCACCTTCCCCTTAGTG CTCAGAGTGTACATAAACCTAACAGGCAACCCGGATAAGCATTACACAGATGATCTACAAGCTCTCCGTTTGCTTTCATTCCACTCCATCATTAACCCATGGGTTTTCATCATCCTCCGCCCCTCTGCTCTGAAAATTATTTGGAAGAAGTTGCAGAAACCACAGAAGTCCAAACACGTGGCAGGAGGCCATGCATTACAGCTCAAGAAACAGGAAAATGAGGACAATATTGGACATGGATGA